In Leguminivora glycinivorella isolate SPB_JAAS2020 chromosome 19, LegGlyc_1.1, whole genome shotgun sequence, a single genomic region encodes these proteins:
- the LOC125236473 gene encoding N-acetylglucosaminyl-phosphatidylinositol de-N-acetylase: MFLLGSTLGFDSLDNFYVQFLAETVLYLRSFALYISLWVLGYLLVCCVVYRRYARRLPTRSRGALRAKRVLIVVAHPDDECMFFGPTIFRLCEQGADVYLLCLSNGNNEGKGTIRSKELWLACSELGVLDRNICLVTDTRLPDNPKAQWPVTIIAKLIQHQLEALDIDTLVSFDRGGVSSHPNHSAVFYAIAYMFVEKLLPARCTVYTLDTVNILRKYWGFLDLPLSFILSSKRYFLRWTESRRVVRAMKQHRSQMVWFRHLYVMFSRYMIINTLRRISLADIELELEVDD; the protein is encoded by the exons ATGTTCCTGTTGGGCTCAACTTTAGGGTTTGATAGTTTAGACAATTTTTACGTGCAGTTTTTGGCTGAGACTGTATTGTATCTTAGAAGCTTTGCGTTGTATATAAGTTTGTGGGTTTTGGGGTATCTGCTGGTGTGTTGTGTGGTGTATCGGCGGTACGCACGACGGTTACCGACGAGATCACGAGGCGCGCTACGAGCGAAGCGGGTGTTGATTGTAGTAGCACACCCAGATGACGAGTGCATGTTCTTTGGGCCTACGATATTTAGACTGTGCGAGCAAGGCGCAGACGTGTATCTGCTCTGTCTCTCTAATG GTAACAATGAGGGCAAGGGCACTATACGGAGTAAAGAGCTATGGCTTGCATGTTCTGAGCTTGGGGTGCTCGATCGGAACATATGCCTCGTCACAGACACACGTCTCCCAGACAACCCGAAGGCTCAATGGCCAGTTACTATCATCGCTAAGCTGATACAGCATCAATTAGAGGCTCTGGACATAGACACACTAGTGTCCTTTGACAGGGGCGGGGTCTCCTCACACCCGAACCATTCGGCAGTATTTTATGCCATAGCTTATATGTTTGTTGAGAAACTTTTGCCTGCCA GATGCACAGTATACACATTAGACACTGTAAATATATTAAGAAAATACTGGGGCTTTTTAGATCTTCCACTAAGCTTTATTTTGTCTTCCAAAAG ATACTTCCTCCGTTGGACGGAGTCCCGCCGCGTAGTTCGCGCTATGAAGCAACACCGATCCCAGATGGTCTGGTTCCGACACCTGTATGTCATGTTCTCTCGCTATATGATCATCAACACGCTTCGCCGGATCAGCCTGGCCGATATTGAGCTGGAGTTAGAAGTTGATGATTGA
- the LOC125236475 gene encoding vacuolar protein sorting-associated protein 37B, protein MIQPDYTSAMGLLSHLNSDELKEILNDDSKFDSVLKDVKQVKEWETEKEMIIASNRSLAEFNLKMEPQLQELKAAMQERSEEGEALCTRIQELLEEYKSKSAGISLDTTQALLQTSAAESEEKSEEIAQDYLSGKKYDGDYEQFLEAFEPVRKQMHLRKFKADKMAELIRTGSRNSCGNGFSKPYLPYPNYGPGQSAPSVPYPMGPLNMPMPGMYGNHF, encoded by the exons atgatCCAACCAGATTACACTTCGGCAATGGGTTTACTATCTCATCTCAATTCAGATGAgttaaaagaaatattaaacGACGACTCTAAATTTGATTCTGTGCTAAAAGATGTGAAACAG gTAAAAGAATGGGAAACAGAGAAGGAGATGATAATAGCTAGCAACAGGTCCCTAGCGGAGTTCAACTTGAAAATGGAACCGCAGCTGCAGGAGCTAAAGGCAGCCATGCAGGAGCGTTCTGAGGAGGGAGAAGCGCTCTGCACTCGTATACAGGAACTGCTAGAAGAGTACA AATCAAAATCAGCTGGAATCTCACTTGACACAACACAAGCACTGCTTCAGACAAGTGCTGCCGAATCTGAGGAAAAATCCGAGGAAATAGCACAGGACTATCTATCAGGAAAAAAATATGACGGAGACTACGAGCAGTTCTTAGAGGCCTTCGAACCTGTCCGCAAGCAAATGCATCTCAGAAAGTTCAAAGCAGATAAAATGGCCGAACTAATCAGAACTGGAAGCAGAAATTCCTGCGGGAACGGATTCTCAAAGCCATACTTACCGTATCCTAATTATGGGCCTGGACAGAGCGCCCCTAGTGTGCCATATCCCATGGGACCTCTCAACATGCCAATGCCAGGCATGTATGGAAACCATTTCTGA